From Mycobacterium colombiense CECT 3035:
GTTCGTCGGGTTGCAGGTCGAGTACTCGCTCCTGGAGCGCGCCATCGAACAGGACCTCGTCCCGATGGCCTCCGAATTCGGCCTCGGCATCACGCCGTGGTCGCCGTTGAAGGGCGGCGTCCTCAGCGGCAAGTACACCCGCGCCAGCAGCGGCCGGCACAACGCCGACCGCGGCGCGATGGTCGACGCCTTTCTCAACGAGAAGACCTACGCCGTCATCGACGAACTCGAGGCCATCGCGAAAGCGCACGAGACCAACGTCGCCAGCGTTTCGCTGGCCTGGGTGCGCGCGCAGCGCGCTGTCTCGTCCGTCATCATCGGGGCGCGCCGGCTCTCCCAGCTCGAGGACAACGTGCGGGCCGTCGACCTGCACCTGAGCGCCGACGAACTGGCCCGGCTCGACGCGCTGACCAAGCCGCGCTTCGGATTCCCGCACAACATGCTGGAGATGGCGCCGGGCATCATCAACGGCGGGACGACGGTCAACGGAATCGCCGGGCCGATCTCCGAGTACGTGATGCCCGAAGGCGTTCAGCCGTACTGAGTCTGGCGGGTCACTCCCCCGAGTGCATCTTCAGCGCGGCGTCCACGTTGGCCTTCTTGTCCTCCCCGGAACCCTTCGCCGCGGCCTTCTTGCGCTTGGCAACGACGGCGTCGACCGCGCCGTTGAGCGCCGAACCCAGCGGGAAGCCCAGGTAGTGGGTGAGGAAGACGGCCATCTCCTTCAGCTCGGTCTCGGTGAGCTCGCCGTTGAGAAGTGCGGCGTTGATCTGGATTTCGGCCAGGTCGCGGTTCCCGACCGCGGTCACCGCCGTCAGCGTCATGATGCGCTTGTCGCGCATCGACAGTCCCGGTCGCGTCCAGATGCTGCCGAACAGGTGGTCCACGGTCAGGTCGAAGTATGCGTCGCCCTCGATGTTGGGCATCTCCCAGCCGTAGACCTCGTTCATCTTCGCGAGGCCCTTGCTGCGCAGCTCGTCCATTACGCCTCTTCCTCCTTGTGTGGTACCCCAAGGCTCGCGGCCAACCTCTGGTAGGCCAACTGGGCGAGTGGCAGGTCCACCGACACCGCCTCCCCGAGGGAAAGTGCCAGGCTCAGGTCCTTCTCGCCGAGCCCCCGGGTGTGCAGGAAAGGCTCGTACAGGAAGTTGTCCGGCTCAATGTCTTTCATGTCGTCGCGCACCATGATCGCACCCGGGCCGCTGGTGAGCGCGTCGGTGTGGCGGACCACCCGGCCCAGGGCCTGCAGGTCGAGGCCGGCCGCCTCGGCCAGCTTCATGGCCTCACACGCCGCGGCGTACGAGGTGAACGTCAACATGTTGCGGGCCAGCTTCATTCGGGTTCCAGCGCCCGGCTCACCCGCGTGCACCACCATCGCCGCCCAGTGTTTGAACGCCGGCTTGATCTTCTCGTAGACCTCCCGGTCGGCGCCCACCATCGTGGCGAGCTCGCCCTTGGCGGCGGCGGCCGCCCCGCCGCTCACCGGCGCGTCGATGACGTGGATGCCCTGCGGCTTGTGTTCGGCCGCGAGTTCGACCGCGGTGGTGTCGCTGATGGTCGAGTGGATCGCGATGACGGTGCCGGGCTTCGCGGTGGCCGCCAGCTCGCCGACCACCTCACGCACCTGGGTGTCGTTGAGCACGGTGATGTGGATGATGTCGGCGGCCGCGACATCGGCGACGCTGTCGGCCAGGCTGGCGCCCTTTTCGGCCAGGGGGGTCATCGCCTCGGTCCGGATGTCGTAAACCGTTACCCCGCCCGGCCATTCGGTCATCTTCGTGGCCATCGGCGCGCCCATGTTGCCCAGCCCGATGTAGCCGAGTTTCACATCGTCACTCATGATCGGATTATCTGCCCGCCGTCAACGTTGAAGATCTGCCCGGTGATCCACTGCGCCTCATCCGAGAGCAGGAACAGGCACATGCCGACCAGGTCCTCGGGAGTACCCATCCGCGACAACGGAAGCCCCTTGACGATGTCGTCCACCATCTCCTTGGGCGTGGTGGTCCGGTTGGCCTCGGTGTCGATGGGCCCGGGCGCGATCGCGTTGATGCGGATGTTGCGGCCGCCCAGCTCGCGCGAGAGTTGTTGGGTCAGGCCGTTGATGCCGACCTTGGCCAGGCCGTAGTAGTTGGCGTAAAGCCAGGCGGCCGTGGACGACTGGTTCACGATCGCCCCACCACCGCGCTTGCTCATCTTCTTGTACACCGCGCGGGTGCACCACAGCGCACCGTCCAGGTTCACGCTCATGAATTTCTTGTAGTACTCCGGGTCGATCGTCAGCAAGAAGTCCAGCTTCATGCCGCCGAAGATGGCGGCGTTGTTGACCAGGTAGTCGATGCCGCCGAATTCGGCCAGCGTGCGGTCGGCCATCTCCTTGGCCGACGCGGGGTCGGACACGTCGACCGGGATGCTGATGGCCGTCCCGCCGTCGGCCACGATCTGCTTGGCGACCGCGTCGGCGGCCTCGGCATTGATGTCGGCGACCACCACCGCCGCACCCTCACGGGCCAGCGCCTCGGCGTACGCCTGCCCGATGCCGCCACCGGACCCGGTGACGATGCCAACCTTGTTCTCGAATCGCATGTTTTCCTCTCGGTCGCCCGCTGGCGCGGTCACTGCACGGCTGTGGCGATGGTTTTGATTTCCAGGTACTCCTCGAAGCCGGCCACGCCCATTTCGCGTCCGTTGCCGGATTGCTTGTATCCACCGAACGGCGCGTCGGCGGAGTACCAGACACCGCCGTTGACATTGACGGTGCCCACCCGCATCCGGGCGGCGAAGCCGGCCGCGCGTTCGGGGTCGGCACTGAACACGGTGCCGGACAAGCCATATGGCGAATCGTTGGCGATGCGCAGCGCGTCGTCCTCGCCGTCGTAGGCGATCACGGTCAGCACCGGCCCGAAGATCTCCTCCCGGGCGGGCCGCGCTTCGTTGGTCAGGCCCGCGATGACCGTGGGTTCGATGAAGAATCCGCGGTCGCGGTCCGCCGGGCGGCCGCCGCCGCAGGCGAACGTCCCGCCCTCGGCGATCGCCAGATCGAGGTAGCTCTGCACCCGGTCCCGTTGCCGCGCGGAAATGACTGGCCCGCACACGGTTCCGGAGTCATCGGGGTCTCCGGGCTTGATCGATCCCATGGTGCCCGCGGCGATGGCGACGGCCTCGTCGTAGCGGGCCCGCGGCACCACCAGCCGGGTGGTGATGGCGCAGCCCTGGCCGGCGTGCATGGCCGCGGTGAACGCCGACATCGAGCACGCCCCGCCCAGGTCGGCGTCGTCGAGAACCACGAACGCCGACTTGCCGCCCAGCTCCAGGAACACCCGTTTGATGGTCGCGGCGGCATCACCCATCACCGTGCGGCCGGTTGCGGTCGATCCGGTGAACGAAACCATGTCCACCCGAGGGTCTTTCGAGAGCAGCGCCCCCACCCGGTGGTCGTTAGACGTGATGATGTTGACGACGCCGGGCGGGAAGTCGGTGTGTTCGGCGATGATTTCGCCGAGCACGGCGGCACACCAGGGGGTGTCCGGTGCGGGCTTGAGCACCACGGTGTTGCCGGCGGCCAGCGCGGGTCCCAGTTTGGCGAGGTTGATCTGATGCGGGAAGTTCCACGGGGTGATGGCGCCGACGACACCGACCGCCTCCCGCGCGATCGTGCGCCGCGTCGGGATGCCCATCGGCGATGCCCGGCCGAGGTCGACATTCCACTCGTAGGACTCGGCGGTGTCGGCCGCGAAGCTCAGGTCGCCGACCGGTCCCTCCAACTGGGCGGCCGACGTGAGCATCCGGGGGGCGCCGACCTCGGCGATGGTGATGTCGCGCAGCTCTTCGATGTGATCGCGCATCGCGTCGCGCAACTGTCGTATGCAACGCACCCGCAATTCGGTGTTGCGGGACCAGTCCGTCTCGTCGAAGGCGCGCCGCGCGGCGGCGATGGCGCGGTCCATGTCGGTGGCGTCGGCGTTGGCGGCGACACCCAGCACCTCCTCGGTCGCCGGGTTCACCGTGGGGAAGTTGCCGGCGCTGCCGGCCGACAGCTTGCCGTCGATGAAGAGTTCGCTCACGCCGTCGGCCAACAAGGCCATGTCCCGCTCCCGTCTGTGCGCGGATCAACCCCGCACACCAATCTGGTGGACAGTTGTCCGATAATGTCCGATCGAACCATAGTCGTCGGGCCGCCGAAGGTGCAAGAGCCGATCTCGACCGTCGCGCCAGGCTCCGCGAAAAACAGCCATATAGCTGTGTATTTGCGTCGCGGGCTTGCCTCACGCCGTTTCGATCCACTAGCTTGGACATGTGTCCAGCGACGCACTGGTGACGATCACATCCGACGGCGACCGCCAGACCGGTCAGCCGGCGCGCAACCGTCGCCAGGAGGAGACGTTCCGCAAGGTGCTGGTGGCCGGCATCGAGACCCTGCGGGAGAAGTCCTACGCCGACCTGACCGTGCGCGCGGTCGCCGCCCGCGCCAAAGTCGCCCCGGCCACCGCGTACACCTACTTCTCGTCGAAGAACCACCTGATCGCCGAGGTCTACCTGGACTTGGTGCGGCAGGTGCCGTTCTTCACCGACGTCAACGACCCGATGCCGGTCCGGGTGGACAAGGTGTTGCGCCACCTGGCGCTGGTGGTCGCCGACGAGCCCGAGGTGGGCGCCGCGTGCACCACGGCGCTGCTCGGCGGTGGGGCCGATCCGGCGGTGGGTGCCGTGCGGGACCGCATCGGGGCGGAGATCCACCGGCGCATCGCGACGGCGATCGGGCCCGGCGCCGACCCGAAGACGGTGGCCGCGCTCGAGATGATGTTCTTCGGCGCATTGGTGCAGGCCGCGAGTGGCCAGTTCACCTATCACCAGATCGCCGACCAATTGGCCTATGTAGTGAGCCTGATCCTGCCCGGCCCCGGGAACACAAGCCAGGAGACAAGAACCTAAATGACCGTCCATGTGGGCGACCACGAGCTGGTCCTCGATCCCTACGACTACGACTTCCACGAAGACCCGTACCCCTACTACAAGCGGCTGCGCGACGAGGCCCCGCTGTATCGCAACGACGAGCTGAAGTTCTGGGCGCTGTCACGGCACCAGGACGTGCTGCAGGGATTCCGCAACAGCACAACGCTTTCCAATAAGTATGGCGTCTCGCTGGATCCGGCGTCGCGAGGCCCGCACGCCAGCAAGACGATGTCCTTCCTGGCGATGGACGATCCCGCCCACCTGCGGCTGCGCACGCTGGTCTCAAAAGGCTTCACGCCGCGCCGGATTCGTGAACTCGAGCCGCGGGTCACCGAGATCGCCACGCGGCATCTCGACACCATGCTGGCCAAGGCCAAGGACGGTGCGGTCGACTACGTCGACGAGTTCGCCGGCAAGCTGCCCATGGACGTCATCTC
This genomic window contains:
- a CDS encoding NAD(P)-dependent oxidoreductase, which codes for MSDDVKLGYIGLGNMGAPMATKMTEWPGGVTVYDIRTEAMTPLAEKGASLADSVADVAAADIIHITVLNDTQVREVVGELAATAKPGTVIAIHSTISDTTAVELAAEHKPQGIHVIDAPVSGGAAAAAKGELATMVGADREVYEKIKPAFKHWAAMVVHAGEPGAGTRMKLARNMLTFTSYAAACEAMKLAEAAGLDLQALGRVVRHTDALTSGPGAIMVRDDMKDIEPDNFLYEPFLHTRGLGEKDLSLALSLGEAVSVDLPLAQLAYQRLAASLGVPHKEEEA
- a CDS encoding TetR/AcrR family transcriptional regulator, producing the protein MSSDALVTITSDGDRQTGQPARNRRQEETFRKVLVAGIETLREKSYADLTVRAVAARAKVAPATAYTYFSSKNHLIAEVYLDLVRQVPFFTDVNDPMPVRVDKVLRHLALVVADEPEVGAACTTALLGGGADPAVGAVRDRIGAEIHRRIATAIGPGADPKTVAALEMMFFGALVQAASGQFTYHQIADQLAYVVSLILPGPGNTSQETRT
- a CDS encoding carboxymuconolactone decarboxylase family protein codes for the protein MDELRSKGLAKMNEVYGWEMPNIEGDAYFDLTVDHLFGSIWTRPGLSMRDKRIMTLTAVTAVGNRDLAEIQINAALLNGELTETELKEMAVFLTHYLGFPLGSALNGAVDAVVAKRKKAAAKGSGEDKKANVDAALKMHSGE
- a CDS encoding aldehyde dehydrogenase, which encodes MALLADGVSELFIDGKLSAGSAGNFPTVNPATEEVLGVAANADATDMDRAIAAARRAFDETDWSRNTELRVRCIRQLRDAMRDHIEELRDITIAEVGAPRMLTSAAQLEGPVGDLSFAADTAESYEWNVDLGRASPMGIPTRRTIAREAVGVVGAITPWNFPHQINLAKLGPALAAGNTVVLKPAPDTPWCAAVLGEIIAEHTDFPPGVVNIITSNDHRVGALLSKDPRVDMVSFTGSTATGRTVMGDAAATIKRVFLELGGKSAFVVLDDADLGGACSMSAFTAAMHAGQGCAITTRLVVPRARYDEAVAIAAGTMGSIKPGDPDDSGTVCGPVISARQRDRVQSYLDLAIAEGGTFACGGGRPADRDRGFFIEPTVIAGLTNEARPAREEIFGPVLTVIAYDGEDDALRIANDSPYGLSGTVFSADPERAAGFAARMRVGTVNVNGGVWYSADAPFGGYKQSGNGREMGVAGFEEYLEIKTIATAVQ
- a CDS encoding SDR family oxidoreductase, whose translation is MRFENKVGIVTGSGGGIGQAYAEALAREGAAVVVADINAEAADAVAKQIVADGGTAISIPVDVSDPASAKEMADRTLAEFGGIDYLVNNAAIFGGMKLDFLLTIDPEYYKKFMSVNLDGALWCTRAVYKKMSKRGGGAIVNQSSTAAWLYANYYGLAKVGINGLTQQLSRELGGRNIRINAIAPGPIDTEANRTTTPKEMVDDIVKGLPLSRMGTPEDLVGMCLFLLSDEAQWITGQIFNVDGGQIIRS